The following proteins are encoded in a genomic region of Montipora foliosa isolate CH-2021 chromosome 8, ASM3666993v2, whole genome shotgun sequence:
- the LOC137967633 gene encoding CCA tRNA nucleotidyltransferase 1, mitochondrial-like, with product MCFFLSTNGYKKLMVVGGSKRLFLHPYVFARQRVKEVSRISWPIFASFFTKMSSGPVDKLDTSELQSILTPELLTVALPFQREGYDIRIVGGAVRDILLGIKPKDVDLGTNATPLEMTELFKKNDIHYIETGLQHGTLTVHVNKQDFEVTTLRIDAETDGRHAKVQFTNDWKLDAERRDLTINAMSLGLDGSLYDYFGGRNDLLGRRVKFVGDPKLRIEEDYLRILRYFRFYGRVAVNENDHDQKTLNVIQDCSVGLKKIAVERVWMEFSKILTGNYTPSLVRLMYKLNVSHSIGLPSFSEERMQELTRAWKEHKVHSLRPETLLCSLVKTTEEAEKLTEQWKLSNAEKAIGKFTTEHRKPKEKEHSLKPYQDMLVSVPSAQMKNLLKSHIVELLHYQGQHELAEQINTWNIPVFPITGGHLKKLGLKPGPEFGKKLGKLKELWKDSYFTISEEDLLDKAKSMLKDG from the exons ATGTGCTTCTTTTTGTCAACTAATGGGTATAAAAAACTTATGGTGGTTGGTGGGTCTAAACGGCTGTTTCTGCACCCATACGTTTTCGCAAGGCAAAGAGTAAAAGAGGTTTCACGCATTTCTTGGCCTATTTTTGCGTCATTCTTTACGAAGATGTCTAGTGGTCCCGTTGACAAGTTGGATACCTCCGAGTTACAAAGTATCCTCACTCCAGAACTTCTCACGGTGGCTTTGCCATTTCAGCGAGAAGGATACGACATTAGAATAGTTGGAGGTGCGGTCCGTGATATTCTTCTCGGCATTAAACCCAAAGATGTGGACTTGGGAACAAACGCAACACCATTAGAAATGACTGAACTGTTTAAAAAGAATGATATCCACTACATTGAAACAGGGCTCCAACATGGAACGCTTACAGTGCATGTTAACAAACAGGATTTCGAGGTTACAACTTTGCGTATTGACGCCGAAACAGATGGAAGGCATGCTAAAGTTCAGTTTACCAATGACTGGAAGTTGGATGCAGAAAGACGAGATCTGACAATAAATGCCATGAGTTTAGGTCTTGATGGTTCCTTGTACGACTATTTTGGTGGACGAAATGACTTACTCGGTCGTCGGGTGAAATTTGTTGGTGATCCTAAGCTGCGAATAGAAGAGGATTACTTGAGAATACTGCGATATTTTCGGTTCTATGGAAGAGTAGCTGTGAATGAAAATGATCATGACCAAAAGACTTTAAATGTTATTCAAGACTGTTCTGTAGGATTAAAAAAGATTGCTGTGGAGCGTGTTTGGATGGAATTCTCCAAAATACTAACTGGGAATTACACACCAAGTCTTGTTCGCCTAATGTACAAGTTAAATGTTTCTCATTCCATAG GTCTTCCCAGTTTTTCTGAAGAACGTATGCAGGAGTTGACAAGAGCATGGAAAGAACACAAAGTCCATTCTCTCCGCCCAGAAACTCTCTTGTGCTCTCTTGTCAAGACTACTGAGGAAGctgaaaaattaactgagcAATGGAAATTGTCCAATGCAGAAAAAGCCATTGGAAAATTTACCACTGAGCACAGGAAGCCCAAGGAGAAAGAGCACAGCCTAAAGCCTTACCAGGATATGCTTGTCTCTGTGCCAAGTGCACAGATGAAGAATCTTTTGAAGAGTCATATTGTGGAATTGCTGCACTATCAAGGTCAACATGAACTTGCTGAGCAAATCAATACATGGAACATTCCTGTTTTCCCAATTACGGGGggacacttgaaaaaactgggCTTGAAACCTGGTCCAGAATTTGGCAAGAAGCTAGGAAAACTTAAAGAGCTGTGGAAAGATAGTTATTTCACCATTAGTGAAGAGGATTTGTTAGATAAAGCTAAAAGTATGTTGAAAGATGGATAG
- the LOC137967364 gene encoding tripartite motif-containing protein 2-like, whose amino-acid sequence MASFPVHDDFLDELSCPICFEDFEDPKCLPGCAHNVCMNCLENIVRTQGITLKGGSIECPVCREKASIPNGGIAKIPTNTLIVRMLERALVPRAKREIMEALERGREKIRALQKFQRSTDTVVPLDDIQARANEVKRKIENKARDLEKLIKTQEETLLLQVNNCMKNYAALRDPRNELTCLIKNLHISVKEAEDVLREPNSSKVLQHKEDIVKKLALGSTCDLNRWKAIRSFDLDFYPNDSLEERLKTDFFGKVTKESEANLSTKCQGKFKILCTITAEEIGETSFDPYTVAVSAEKGEMAVLDDESNRVYIFTESGNYLRSFRVKFGDLYDVAFLHDKFLDGILVVNRSHNRLLAYRRLTGKYYPMFYATNQSIHSLVSKVNFSSVTATCEGLLIVTSEGLDESCVVVIDVQNAHARKTKNLVFGRGHLACPRKAIFHNNEFFVCDRDDESIKVFDARGTYRREIGEDLECPRGIVIDKNTGNLLIADPGTDSIHAYKSWDGSFVGKINFEKTPVSLGMNGEGNIVVCYHDSTPSVEILSFEF is encoded by the coding sequence ATGGCTTCCTTTCCTGTTCATGATGATTTCCTGGACGAATTGTCTTGTCCGatttgctttgaggattttgAAGACCCTAAATGCCTTCCAGGTTGCGCTCACAATGTCTGTATGAACTGCTTAGAAAATATTGTTCGAACGCAAGGAATAACACTAAAAGGTGGGTCCATTGAATGCCCTGTGTGCCGAGAGAAGGCTTCAATTCCTAATGGAGGAATCGCTAAAATACCAACAAATACGCTGATCGTCAGAATGCTCGAACGAGCATTAGTTCCCCGTGCGAAACGAGAAATCATGGAGGCTTTAGAAAGAGGTAGGGAAAAGATTAGAGCTCTGCAAAAGTTTCAAAGATCAACTGACACTGTTGTTCCTTTGGATGATATACAAGCAAGAGCCAATGAAGTAAAGCGCAAAATTGAAAACAAGGCACGAGACCTAGAAAAGTTAATAAAGACGCAAGAAGAGACTTTGCTTTTACAAGTGAATAATTGCATGAAAAACTATGCCGCATTAAGAGATCCGAGAAATGAATTGACTTGCTTgattaaaaatttgcatatttctgtAAAAGAAGCTGAAGATGTTCTGAGGGAACCAAACAGTTCTAAGGTATTACAGCACAAAGAAGATATCGTGAAAAAGCTGGCATTGGGCAGCACTTGCGATTTAAATCGTTGGAAAGCGATCCGAAGTTTCGATTTGGATTTCTATCCAAACGATAGCCTTGAGGAACGCttgaaaacagatttttttggaaaagtgaCAAAAGAGAGCGAAGCGAACTTATCGACCAAATGTCAAGGCAAGTTCAAGATCTTGTGCACTATAACAGCTGAGGAGATTGGTGAAACTTCCTTTGACCCTTACACAGTCGCAGTTTCAGCTGAAAAAGGTGAGATGGCTGTCCTTGACGATGAGTCCAATAGAGTTTATATTTTTACAGAAAGCGGAAATTATCTTCGATCGTTTAGGGTGAAATTTGGCGATTTATACGATGTAGCTTTCCTGCATGACAAATTCCTGGATGGCATTCTTGTGGTCAATCGCTCGCATAACCGACTCTTGGCCTATCGTCGCCTGACCGGCAAGTACTATCCCATGTTCTACGCTACCAATCAAAGTATTCATTCTCTGGTTTCCAAAGTAAACTTTTCCAGCGTTACTGCTACATGTGAAGGCCTGTTAATTGTAACTTCAGAAGGACTGGACGAAAGCTGCGTGGTGGTGATCGATGTTCAGAATGCGCATGCACGTAAAACAAAGAACCTAGTTTTTGGAAGAGGTCACCTTGCTTGTCCAAGAAAAGCAATTTTCCACAACAACGAATTCTTCGTTTGCGATCGGGATGATGAGTCGATCAAAGTGTTCGACGCAAGGGGTACATATCGCCGCGAAATTGGCGAAGATTTGGAATGCCCCAGGGGAATTGTCATAGACAAGAATACGGGAAATCTTCTGATTGCAGACCCGGGCACGGATAGCATTCACGCCTATAAATCCTGGGATGGATCGTTTGTTGGAAAAATCAATTTTGAGAAAACTCCAGTTAGTCTTGGAATGAACGGTGAAGGCAACATTGTAGTGTGCTATCACGACAGTACACCCAGTGTAGAAATTCTCTCTTTCGAGTTTTGA
- the LOC138013089 gene encoding ras-related protein O-RAL-like, with protein sequence MANSKEKQLSLHKVIMVGSGGVGKSALTLQFMYDEFVEDYEPTKADSYRKKVVLDGEECQIDILDTAGQEDYAAIRDNYFRSGEGFLCVFSITESESFEATTEFREQILRVKGDDEKIPFLLVGNKSDLEEKRQVTADEALAKAKEWNVECIETSAKTKANVDKVFFDLMREIKSRKEDGLKPAKPKIPKRRKCVVL encoded by the exons ATGGCAAATTCAAAAGAGAAGCAGCTGAGCTTGCACAAAGTTATAATGGTTGGAAGTGGAGGGGTCGGAAAGTCAGCTTTAACTTTACAATTCATGTACGATGAG tttgttGAAGACTACGAACCGACCAAAGCCGACAGCTATCGTAAAAAGGTTGTTTTAGACGGCGAGGAATGCCAGATAGACATTTTGGATACAGCAGGCCAAGAAGATTATGCAGCAATTCGTGATAATTATTTTCGAAGCGGTGAAGGTTTTCTTTGCGTATTTTCGATTACTGAATCCGAGTCATTTGAGGCAACGACGGAGTTCAGAGAGCAGATCCTTCGAGTGAAGGGGGACGatgaaaaaattccttttctGCTTGTTGGAAACAAATCCGATTTAGAAGAAAAACGACAAGTGACTGCCGACGAAGCTCTCGCGAAAGCGAAGGAGTGGAACGTAGAATGCATCGAAACGTCGGCGAAAACTAAAGCGAACGTTGATAAAGTATTCTTCGACCTCATGAGGGAAATCAAATCTCGTAAAGAAGATGGTCTAAAGCCAGCGAAACCGAAGATAccaaagagaagaaaatgtgTTGTTCTGTAG